A single Stutzerimonas stutzeri DNA region contains:
- a CDS encoding malic enzyme-like NAD(P)-binding protein, with amino-acid sequence MTDLKTAALDYHSQPRPGKLSVELTKPTSTARDLSLAYSPGVAEPVREIGRDPELAYRYTGKGNLVAVISDGTAILGLGNLGPLASKPVMEGKGVLFKRFAGVDVFDIEVDAESPQAFIDTVKRISITFGGINLEDIKAPECFEIERALIEQCDIPVFHDDQHGTAIVTAAGMLNALEIAGKTLEQAKIVCLGAGAAATSCMKLLVSMGAKIENIFMIDRKGVIHAGRDDLNQYKAIFAHETDRRTLDDALDGADVFVGLSGANLLSAEGLKRMAANPVVFACSNPDPEISPELAHATRSDVIMATGRSDYPNQVNNVLGFPFIFRGALDVRASRINEEMKIAAALALRDLAKLPVPAEVAAAYGVEQLQFGSEYIIPKPMDPRLITLVSDAVAKAAIESGVATLPYPSNYPLKSVDDVFNG; translated from the coding sequence ATGACTGACCTGAAAACTGCCGCTCTCGACTATCATTCCCAGCCTCGTCCGGGAAAGCTGAGCGTTGAGCTGACCAAGCCCACCTCCACTGCCCGTGATTTGTCGCTGGCTTACAGCCCAGGCGTAGCGGAGCCGGTTCGAGAAATCGGTCGTGATCCGGAACTGGCTTACCGATACACCGGTAAAGGCAACCTGGTTGCGGTTATTTCCGATGGCACGGCCATCCTTGGCCTGGGCAACCTCGGGCCGCTGGCATCCAAGCCGGTCATGGAAGGCAAGGGTGTGCTGTTCAAGCGCTTTGCCGGCGTCGACGTGTTCGATATCGAAGTCGATGCGGAAAGCCCCCAGGCCTTCATCGATACCGTCAAGCGGATTTCCATCACGTTCGGCGGAATCAATCTGGAAGACATCAAGGCGCCCGAGTGCTTCGAAATCGAGCGGGCCTTGATCGAACAATGCGACATCCCGGTATTCCACGATGACCAGCACGGCACCGCTATCGTTACCGCGGCGGGCATGCTCAATGCGCTGGAAATCGCTGGCAAGACACTGGAACAGGCGAAGATCGTCTGTCTCGGCGCCGGTGCTGCGGCGACCTCCTGCATGAAGCTGCTGGTCAGCATGGGGGCGAAGATCGAGAACATCTTCATGATCGATCGCAAGGGCGTCATCCATGCCGGTCGCGACGATCTGAACCAATACAAGGCGATTTTCGCGCACGAGACTGACCGTCGGACGCTGGATGACGCGCTTGATGGCGCCGATGTGTTCGTCGGGCTGTCCGGTGCCAATCTCCTGAGCGCCGAAGGCCTCAAGCGCATGGCGGCGAACCCGGTCGTCTTTGCGTGCTCGAACCCTGACCCGGAGATCAGCCCTGAGCTCGCCCACGCTACGCGCTCTGACGTGATCATGGCCACTGGCCGCTCGGACTACCCGAACCAGGTCAACAACGTGCTGGGCTTCCCGTTCATTTTCCGCGGAGCGCTGGACGTTCGTGCATCGCGCATCAATGAAGAAATGAAGATCGCTGCGGCGCTGGCGCTGCGCGACCTGGCCAAGCTGCCGGTTCCGGCTGAAGTGGCCGCCGCGTATGGCGTTGAGCAGTTGCAATTCGGTAGTGAATACATCATTCCGAAGCCGATGGATCCGCGCTTGATCACGCTTGTCTCGGACGCGGTCGCCAAGGCGGCGATCGAAAGTGGCGTCGCGACGCTGCCGTACCCGTCGAACTACCCGCTCAAGTCGGTCGATGACGTGTTCAACGGCTGA